One Hymenobacter volaticus DNA window includes the following coding sequences:
- a CDS encoding YciI family protein: MNEFLFLFRREYHSEEVHLLSEQLPQQVKHWQNWVRKLAAEDYLDEPPALFDGIGRIVTKDSFVSIGPYAEGKECIGGVLIIKAINYEAAIRIAQQCPLLEKGGSVEVRRTL; encoded by the coding sequence ATGAACGAGTTTTTATTTCTGTTTCGTAGAGAATACCATTCCGAAGAAGTACATCTGCTATCTGAGCAGCTTCCGCAACAAGTAAAGCATTGGCAGAACTGGGTTCGCAAGCTGGCGGCTGAAGACTATTTGGATGAACCACCAGCCCTATTTGATGGAATAGGTAGGATTGTGACAAAAGACAGCTTCGTATCCATCGGACCTTACGCTGAGGGAAAGGAATGTATTGGTGGCGTACTCATCATTAAAGCGATTAATTACGAAGCAGCTATCAGAATTGCACAGCAGTGCCCTCTGCTGGAAAAGGGTGGTAGCGTTGAAGTGCGTCGAACATTGTAA
- a CDS encoding SDR family oxidoreductase — MENLQNQVVVITGASSGMGAATARKLVQLGAKVVLAARREDQLQALVAELGEHAHYVRTDVSQRADMDNLIQQAIARFGRVDVLWNNAGVMPVSFFDEYQVEEWERMIDINLKGVLYGIQAVLPHMLERGTGHILATSSTAGFKTHAGTGVYSATKFAVRAVMETLREELAGQIKVSTIYPGSVMTELGHDITSPKIGAMVSQMPPMQRLTADDIANAVVYLLSQPAHVAVNDLLIRPLDQPM, encoded by the coding sequence ATGGAAAACCTGCAAAACCAAGTTGTTGTCATCACGGGAGCGAGTAGCGGTATGGGAGCCGCTACCGCCCGCAAACTCGTCCAACTGGGCGCCAAAGTGGTGCTCGCCGCCCGCCGTGAAGATCAACTCCAAGCTTTGGTGGCCGAACTCGGCGAACATGCTCATTATGTCCGGACCGACGTGAGTCAGCGCGCCGACATGGATAATCTGATTCAGCAAGCTATTGCCCGCTTCGGGCGCGTAGACGTGCTCTGGAACAATGCCGGCGTGATGCCGGTTTCTTTCTTCGACGAGTACCAAGTGGAAGAGTGGGAGCGGATGATCGACATCAACCTCAAAGGCGTACTCTACGGGATCCAGGCCGTCCTGCCGCACATGCTGGAACGGGGTACCGGTCACATCCTGGCTACTTCTTCGACGGCGGGCTTTAAAACCCACGCTGGAACGGGCGTTTACAGCGCAACCAAGTTTGCCGTTCGGGCCGTAATGGAAACCTTGCGCGAGGAGTTGGCCGGCCAGATCAAAGTATCGACAATTTACCCGGGCTCTGTTATGACCGAGCTTGGTCATGATATTACCAGCCCAAAGATTGGGGCCATGGTCAGCCAGATGCCCCCCATGCAGCGCCTGACGGCCGACGACATCGCCAATGCTGTGGTGTATCTGCTCAGCCAGCCCGCCCATGTTGCCGTGAACGATTTGCTTATCCGCCCATTGGATCAGCCCATGTAA
- a CDS encoding Crp/Fnr family transcriptional regulator, whose protein sequence is MNALYTPLLDHIARHAALTPAEADLFVSYLRTQSIDRKDFLLREGQICPASYFVLRGCLRTYFVSEKGTEQIIQFSIENWWVTDYTSMGTHSPTVYTVQAIEPTEVVVFDQSVQEEVFQLLPKLERYFRIILQRTVAAAQFRNKFLFGMSGEERYHFFSEALPGFVQRVPQYMLASYLGFTPEFLSKIRAKVGHS, encoded by the coding sequence ATGAACGCTTTATATACGCCCTTGCTCGACCACATTGCCCGGCATGCGGCTTTGACGCCAGCCGAAGCGGACTTGTTTGTAAGCTATCTGCGCACTCAGTCGATTGACCGCAAAGACTTTCTGCTGCGTGAGGGACAGATATGTCCAGCTAGCTACTTCGTGTTGCGCGGCTGCTTACGCACTTATTTCGTTTCTGAAAAAGGTACCGAGCAAATTATTCAGTTTAGCATTGAAAACTGGTGGGTGACGGATTATACCAGTATGGGCACGCATTCGCCAACTGTGTACACTGTCCAAGCCATTGAGCCTACAGAAGTTGTCGTGTTTGACCAGTCGGTACAGGAAGAGGTTTTTCAACTGTTACCTAAACTGGAGCGCTACTTTCGTATCATTTTGCAGCGAACCGTGGCAGCCGCTCAGTTCCGAAACAAGTTTCTGTTCGGAATGTCGGGGGAGGAGCGGTATCACTTCTTTAGCGAGGCCCTGCCCGGGTTTGTACAGCGGGTGCCGCAGTATATGTTAGCCTCGTACCTAGGCTTTACCCCGGAATTTCTAAGCAAGATCCGGGCGAAAGTGGGGCATTCGTAA
- a CDS encoding helix-turn-helix domain-containing protein — translation MNNFPSPKLDSDVLFVRKPDKHCVPQAYVPDHTLCHIVAGEMRLVAAAGAHHYQAGNTVLLRRNTLVKLEKRPVPGQGPFQAIFLLLPQPFLQAYALQQALPASDAATHEPVRLLPEHPMLRGLFQSLQPYLGEEPGMDPGKTLTHLKQTEAVLALLTLDPALAGWLFDFAEAGKLDLAAFMHQHYIFNVPIARFAQLTGRSVSTFQRDFYKHFGMAPALWLRQRRLEAAHAALLLPGKKTSDVYLEVGFEDVAHFSRTFKQAFGYNPSQAARQALVPARVG, via the coding sequence ATGAATAATTTCCCTTCCCCGAAACTTGATTCCGACGTGTTGTTTGTGCGAAAGCCGGACAAACACTGTGTTCCGCAAGCCTACGTGCCCGACCACACCCTGTGCCACATCGTGGCGGGTGAAATGCGGCTGGTAGCAGCAGCTGGCGCGCATCATTACCAAGCTGGCAACACGGTGCTGCTGCGCCGCAATACGCTGGTCAAATTAGAGAAACGTCCAGTACCAGGCCAGGGCCCTTTCCAGGCTATATTCCTCTTGCTCCCCCAGCCGTTTTTGCAAGCCTATGCGCTGCAGCAAGCGCTACCCGCTTCGGACGCTGCTACCCACGAGCCTGTTCGCCTGCTGCCGGAGCACCCGATGTTGCGTGGCTTGTTTCAGTCATTGCAGCCATACCTGGGCGAGGAACCGGGGATGGATCCGGGGAAAACTTTAACTCACCTCAAACAGACCGAAGCCGTGCTGGCTTTGCTAACTCTAGACCCTGCCTTGGCCGGGTGGCTGTTCGACTTCGCCGAGGCGGGTAAGCTAGATCTGGCGGCATTTATGCACCAGCACTATATTTTCAATGTGCCCATTGCCCGGTTTGCGCAATTAACCGGCCGTAGCGTATCCACGTTTCAACGCGACTTTTACAAGCATTTTGGCATGGCGCCCGCTCTCTGGCTGCGGCAGCGCCGCCTCGAAGCGGCGCACGCCGCCCTGCTACTCCCCGGCAAAAAAACGTCCGACGTCTACTTGGAAGTCGGCTTCGAAGACGTGGCGCATTTTTCCCGGACCTTCAAGCAAGCATTCGGCTACAATCCCTCCCAGGCGGCCCGCCAAGCCTTGGTTCCAGCCAGGGTCGGTTAG
- a CDS encoding succinate dehydrogenase cytochrome b subunit, giving the protein MNWLTKTLSSSIGRKITMSLTGLFLCSFLLVHLSINLMMLLPDGGDTFNIWAEFMATNPIIRTLEVVLLLGLLLHAYQGLRLAITNRKARGPVAYVVNHTAQNSRWASRNMTLLGILLLLYLGVHMGNFWLRSRFGLLGGLVEVQIPTIDHPVKDLYSLGAASFKIPWYVTLYVLAQVALGYHLWHGFRSSWQSLGLNHRKYNPMVYGTGYVFSVVVPLLFALIPLAILFSSAYQPREATRNIINHSLQDKTPIQQP; this is encoded by the coding sequence ATGAATTGGCTTACCAAAACGCTCTCCAGCAGCATTGGACGCAAGATTACCATGTCCCTAACGGGCTTGTTTCTTTGCTCGTTCCTGCTCGTGCACCTCTCCATCAACCTGATGATGCTGCTTCCTGACGGCGGTGACACGTTCAACATATGGGCGGAGTTTATGGCTACTAACCCCATCATCCGGACGCTGGAAGTGGTGCTCCTGCTGGGACTGCTGCTGCACGCCTACCAGGGCTTGCGCTTGGCCATCACGAACCGGAAAGCGCGGGGCCCAGTGGCCTACGTGGTCAACCACACGGCCCAAAATTCCCGGTGGGCGTCGCGCAATATGACGCTGCTGGGCATCCTGTTACTGCTGTATCTAGGCGTGCATATGGGGAATTTCTGGTTGCGCTCCCGCTTCGGGCTACTGGGCGGCCTGGTAGAAGTACAAATCCCTACTATCGACCATCCCGTCAAAGACTTGTATTCCCTGGGAGCGGCCTCGTTTAAAATTCCGTGGTATGTGACGCTTTACGTGCTGGCGCAGGTGGCACTGGGCTATCACCTCTGGCACGGCTTCCGGAGCAGCTGGCAAAGCCTGGGGCTCAACCACCGCAAGTACAATCCCATGGTCTATGGCACCGGCTACGTTTTTTCCGTCGTGGTGCCGCTGCTTTTCGCGCTCATTCCCTTGGCCATTCTTTTTAGTTCAGCCTACCAGCCGCGCGAAGCCACGCGCAACATCATCAATCATTCGCTGCAAGATAAGACGCCAATCCAGCAGCCCTGA
- a CDS encoding DUF5996 family protein — protein MQALSDRWPSLPTDFWTNTSQLHRWTQLAGMMRRALSPLLTEWWQIPLHFTPQGLSTGPIAFAEGSYELIFNFRTHEPLGHPAGSCTRQILLEPRSVADFYHQYRALLRKAGIREKGKSRAGEGQASIADVFQILTLDLPFTISLLSHARS, from the coding sequence ATGCAAGCACTATCTGACCGTTGGCCTTCTCTCCCGACCGACTTCTGGACTAATACCAGTCAACTGCACCGGTGGACGCAGCTAGCTGGCATGATGCGCCGGGCGCTTAGCCCCCTGTTAACTGAGTGGTGGCAAATTCCCCTCCACTTCACGCCGCAGGGTCTCTCCACGGGCCCCATAGCATTTGCAGAGGGCAGCTATGAACTAATCTTCAACTTCCGGACTCACGAGCCTTTGGGGCATCCCGCGGGCAGCTGCACCCGCCAGATACTGTTGGAACCCCGTTCGGTTGCCGATTTTTACCATCAGTACCGGGCCCTGCTACGCAAAGCAGGCATCAGAGAGAAAGGCAAGTCCAGGGCTGGTGAGGGGCAGGCCAGCATAGCTGATGTCTTTCAAATCCTGACCCTCGATTTACCATTTACTATTTCCCTGCTTTCGCATGCACGCAGTTAA
- a CDS encoding NAD(P)/FAD-dependent oxidoreductase, with the protein MSHLSESSLNVPRTNKPRIVVIGGGFGAINFVQRLPGHDFQVVMLSKQNYHGFWPLLYQVATASVEPESIAEPIRKLFRRQEDFHFRAVPATSIDAVAKTVTTPLGLVPYDYLVVATGTQSNYFGNEQIRQYAFNLKDLGDAVNLRSQLLQSLEEANVTQGPTQRHALLNIVIAGAGPTGVELAGSLAEMRRHVLPCDYPGLNFREMNIYLIDGANRVLPTLSAEASHQTLQDLQELGVIVKLNELVTSYDGQTVILNSGERIASHTLVWAAGVKGALLEGLPASTQERGRYLVNSFNQVHGYDDIFAIGDIALMKAAGWPGGHPQVAQPAIQQGRHLAKNFRRLLQGEPFKPFKYFNKGDLAVIGRNRAVADLPGGIHLSGFIAWMTWLFVHIFFLIGFRNKMVVLVNWLYQLVTFQRGTRITILPLNRPAAKVEQPKAMPIG; encoded by the coding sequence ATGTCTCACTTATCGGAATCATCGCTTAACGTTCCCAGAACCAACAAGCCGCGGATAGTAGTCATCGGGGGCGGGTTTGGGGCGATCAATTTCGTGCAGCGCCTACCTGGCCACGATTTTCAAGTGGTCATGCTCAGCAAGCAAAACTACCACGGCTTCTGGCCCTTACTTTACCAGGTGGCTACCGCCAGCGTGGAGCCAGAATCCATTGCCGAACCCATTCGGAAGCTGTTCCGGCGCCAGGAGGACTTTCACTTTCGCGCCGTGCCCGCTACCAGCATCGATGCGGTTGCCAAAACCGTGACGACTCCGCTCGGCCTAGTGCCCTATGACTATCTGGTGGTCGCCACGGGCACCCAGTCCAACTACTTTGGCAACGAGCAAATCCGGCAGTATGCGTTCAACCTCAAAGACCTCGGCGACGCGGTCAACTTGCGCAGCCAGCTCCTGCAAAGCCTCGAGGAGGCGAACGTCACCCAGGGTCCCACCCAACGCCACGCCTTGCTCAACATTGTAATAGCGGGGGCGGGTCCCACGGGCGTAGAACTGGCGGGTTCTCTGGCTGAAATGCGGCGGCACGTGTTGCCCTGCGACTATCCCGGGCTGAATTTCAGGGAAATGAACATTTACTTGATCGATGGGGCCAACCGCGTGCTGCCTACGCTCTCGGCGGAAGCGAGCCACCAAACCCTGCAGGATCTACAGGAGTTGGGCGTCATCGTTAAGCTCAATGAACTAGTGACTTCTTACGATGGGCAGACCGTGATCCTGAACAGCGGCGAGCGGATTGCCTCGCACACGCTGGTATGGGCGGCTGGCGTAAAGGGGGCGCTTCTCGAAGGACTGCCGGCAAGCACGCAGGAGCGCGGCCGTTACCTCGTCAACTCTTTCAACCAGGTGCACGGGTACGACGACATTTTTGCGATTGGCGACATCGCCCTGATGAAAGCGGCCGGGTGGCCCGGCGGACACCCGCAGGTAGCCCAGCCGGCTATTCAGCAAGGCCGTCACCTAGCCAAGAACTTTCGGCGCCTGCTCCAAGGCGAGCCCTTTAAGCCCTTCAAGTATTTCAACAAAGGTGATTTAGCCGTTATCGGGCGCAACCGCGCCGTGGCCGATCTGCCGGGCGGCATTCACCTAAGTGGCTTTATTGCTTGGATGACGTGGTTGTTCGTCCACATCTTTTTTCTGATCGGCTTTCGCAACAAGATGGTAGTGCTCGTCAACTGGCTCTACCAACTCGTCACGTTCCAGCGGGGAACCCGCATCACCATTCTGCCCCTGAACCGGCCGGCAGCCAAGGTGGAGCAGCCGAAAGCGATGCCCATAGGTTAA
- a CDS encoding aldo/keto reductase: MKYNLLGLTGLKVSQLCLGTMAFGGRGIYRGVGTLDQAAADAQVRRAVEAGINFLDTANVYSDGLSEEITGQAIRNLGLQRDALVLATKVCGRMGPGPNELGLSRKHILQQVEGSLRRLNTDYIDLYQLHGYDPLTPLEETLRVLDDLVRSGKVRYLGASNLAAWQLMKALASSERQNLEKFVSLQAYYSLAGRELERELIPLVQDQQLGLLVWSPLAAGLLSGKYTRGQEAPVGGRLDAGSFIPVDRERAFAILDRLRPMAAAKEASEAQLALAWLLHQPTVSSLLIGATRINQLEDNLRASAIPLTPEELQQLDDASQLAPEYPGWLIKLSGQDRLSQTVLS, encoded by the coding sequence ATGAAATACAACCTATTAGGCCTTACCGGGCTGAAAGTATCGCAACTCTGCTTAGGTACCATGGCTTTCGGCGGCCGGGGGATTTACCGAGGCGTAGGCACGCTCGACCAGGCTGCGGCTGATGCCCAGGTTCGCCGCGCGGTGGAGGCCGGCATAAACTTCCTGGACACGGCCAACGTGTATTCCGATGGTTTATCGGAGGAAATCACTGGTCAGGCCATCCGCAACCTGGGCCTGCAGCGCGACGCGTTGGTGCTGGCCACTAAAGTATGCGGGCGCATGGGTCCTGGCCCTAACGAGCTGGGTTTGAGCCGTAAGCATATCCTGCAACAAGTAGAAGGCAGTTTGCGGCGGCTCAACACGGACTACATCGACCTTTACCAGTTGCACGGCTACGACCCACTCACGCCGCTGGAAGAAACCCTGCGCGTGCTCGACGACCTCGTACGTAGCGGCAAAGTGCGCTACCTCGGCGCCAGCAACCTAGCTGCCTGGCAACTGATGAAGGCCCTAGCTAGCTCGGAGCGCCAAAACCTCGAAAAATTCGTGTCGCTGCAAGCTTATTATAGCCTAGCTGGCCGCGAACTCGAACGGGAATTGATTCCACTGGTGCAAGACCAACAGCTGGGCTTGCTGGTGTGGAGCCCGCTAGCAGCCGGCCTCCTCAGCGGCAAATACACCCGCGGCCAGGAAGCCCCCGTTGGTGGCCGGCTCGATGCGGGCAGCTTTATTCCCGTTGACCGCGAAAGAGCTTTTGCCATTCTAGACAGGCTGCGGCCAATGGCTGCCGCCAAGGAAGCCTCGGAAGCGCAGTTGGCCCTGGCCTGGCTGCTGCACCAACCCACGGTGAGCAGCCTCCTTATTGGGGCCACGAGGATAAACCAACTCGAAGACAACCTGCGGGCCAGTGCTATCCCGCTGACACCCGAAGAGCTACAGCAGCTCGACGACGCCAGCCAGCTAGCCCCCGAGTACCCTGGCTGGCTCATTAAGCTAAGCGGCCAGGACCGGCTATCCCAAACAGTTCTTTCTTAA
- a CDS encoding (Fe-S)-binding protein has product MFTRLTPAVLHLVVYVGFLTINLEVLEMLLDGALGTHRLLGFAGRGYAALVATNEILGVLVVAAVTALWWRRNAGGVRRFVGVEMRAWPRLDANLILYAELLLMGALFLMNSADLKRHQLLGQVLPGTYPVSQWLQGFLPANVSTLFVLERVGWWAHIVGILVYLNYLPSSKHFHIIMAFPNVWYSRLVPPGQLSTVASITHEVKAILDPSYVVPAPASAADGSAGLLTSFGAQDVDDLPWTALLNAYACTECGRCTSVCPANLTGKLLSPRKIIMDTRDRVEEKYHSLLIFQPNQYGPEARHVQQEAPAPESHPLLRGYVTPEELWACTTCNACVEACPVSINPLESILEMRRFLVLEESAAPHALNVMFANIENNGAPWAFSPSDRFVWADDLFVTSKN; this is encoded by the coding sequence ATGTTCACTCGCCTTACGCCGGCGGTGTTGCACCTAGTTGTTTACGTGGGTTTTCTGACGATCAACCTTGAAGTACTAGAAATGCTCTTGGACGGCGCGTTGGGGACACACCGTCTGTTAGGCTTTGCTGGCCGAGGGTATGCTGCTCTGGTGGCTACCAACGAGATACTGGGGGTACTAGTGGTGGCGGCCGTCACGGCGCTCTGGTGGCGGCGCAACGCGGGTGGAGTGCGCCGCTTCGTCGGCGTGGAAATGCGGGCCTGGCCCCGGCTTGATGCCAATCTTATTCTATACGCGGAGCTGCTGCTAATGGGGGCGCTATTTCTAATGAACTCGGCCGACTTAAAACGGCACCAATTGCTAGGCCAAGTACTGCCAGGAACTTACCCCGTCAGTCAGTGGCTCCAGGGTTTCTTGCCAGCTAACGTTTCGACCCTGTTCGTCCTGGAGCGGGTAGGCTGGTGGGCCCATATCGTGGGTATTCTGGTGTACCTGAACTACCTGCCTAGTTCCAAGCACTTCCACATCATCATGGCCTTTCCGAACGTGTGGTATTCGCGCTTGGTGCCTCCAGGCCAGCTTTCCACCGTGGCGAGTATCACCCATGAGGTGAAGGCCATCCTGGATCCCAGCTACGTGGTGCCCGCTCCGGCCTCTGCAGCTGATGGTTCCGCGGGGCTTCTTACTTCCTTTGGCGCCCAGGATGTGGACGACCTGCCCTGGACCGCACTGCTGAATGCTTACGCTTGCACTGAGTGTGGCCGCTGCACTTCCGTGTGCCCGGCCAACCTGACTGGCAAGCTGCTCTCCCCGCGCAAGATCATCATGGACACCCGCGACCGGGTCGAGGAAAAGTACCACTCGCTGCTCATATTTCAGCCCAACCAGTACGGTCCGGAAGCCCGGCATGTCCAACAGGAGGCACCGGCTCCGGAATCCCACCCCCTGCTGCGCGGTTACGTGACGCCGGAAGAACTGTGGGCCTGCACTACCTGCAACGCCTGTGTGGAAGCTTGCCCCGTGAGCATTAACCCCTTGGAAAGTATCCTGGAGATGCGTCGGTTTCTGGTCTTGGAAGAGTCCGCGGCGCCGCACGCCCTCAACGTGATGTTTGCTAATATCGAAAACAATGGCGCACCGTGGGCTTTCTCGCCTTCCGACCGGTTTGTCTGGGCCGATGACCTATTCGTGACCTCCAAGAACTGA
- a CDS encoding carboxymuconolactone decarboxylase family protein: MTHHLPLTTRFSLMRVNIQQTEPEAFKAAYALEKYLGQSSLNPIHRELMLLRASQLNGCGFCLNMHVTEARKHGETDQRLHLVSVWREAGDLFTAEEKALLALAEEVTLISEHHVSDATYQAAAALFDEHYLAQAIVAIATINLWNRIAITTHIPVQA, translated from the coding sequence TTGACCCATCATTTACCACTCACTACACGCTTTTCACTCATGCGCGTCAACATCCAACAAACCGAGCCCGAAGCCTTCAAAGCCGCTTACGCCCTCGAAAAGTACCTGGGCCAGTCGAGCCTGAACCCCATCCACCGCGAACTCATGCTGCTGCGCGCCTCCCAGCTCAACGGCTGCGGCTTCTGCCTCAACATGCACGTCACCGAAGCCCGCAAGCACGGCGAGACCGACCAGCGCCTGCACCTGGTCTCGGTGTGGCGCGAAGCCGGCGACTTGTTCACGGCCGAAGAGAAGGCCCTGCTCGCGCTGGCCGAAGAAGTGACGCTCATCAGCGAGCACCACGTCTCGGATGCCACCTACCAGGCGGCGGCGGCCCTCTTCGATGAGCACTACCTGGCCCAGGCCATCGTGGCCATTGCCACCATCAACTTGTGGAACCGCATCGCCATCACCACCCACATCCCCGTCCAGGCCTAA
- a CDS encoding helix-turn-helix domain-containing protein encodes MDLSQSLADFHRAHLLPSANLPRRALDNHQFFVYSSEQTGPQLLPYQRRDFYKITLLTAGTGQLHYASRSLQVNQPALVFTNPLVPYAWEKEAGSQGALYCSFTNAFWQGGGGTNPALASLPLFQPGGDPVFLLESDQVASLAGIFQHLWDEAGTDYLHKVDVLRHYVQLLLHEARKLQPPTTYAAPTDGNGRITSLFLELLEQQFPLENPEQKLRLRTPQDYAAALAVHVNYLNRAVRHVTGRTTTALLAGRLVREAITLLHYSTWPVATISDALGFAYPTYFNTFYKKHTGHTPRQARQTLV; translated from the coding sequence ATGGACCTCTCACAAAGCCTCGCTGATTTCCACCGAGCCCACCTGCTACCCTCCGCTAACCTGCCCCGGCGGGCGCTGGACAACCACCAGTTTTTCGTGTATAGCAGTGAGCAAACCGGGCCCCAACTGCTGCCGTACCAACGGCGTGATTTCTACAAAATAACCTTGCTCACGGCGGGCACGGGCCAGTTGCACTACGCTAGCCGCAGCTTGCAAGTAAACCAGCCCGCCCTCGTATTCACCAATCCGCTCGTGCCTTATGCCTGGGAAAAAGAGGCCGGGTCCCAAGGGGCACTGTACTGCTCGTTCACGAACGCCTTCTGGCAGGGAGGGGGCGGGACGAATCCGGCCCTAGCTAGTCTGCCGTTGTTTCAACCCGGCGGCGACCCGGTGTTTTTGCTGGAGTCAGACCAAGTTGCCTCATTGGCGGGCATCTTTCAGCACCTGTGGGACGAGGCTGGTACCGACTACCTCCACAAGGTTGATGTATTACGTCACTATGTGCAACTGCTGCTGCACGAAGCCCGGAAGCTCCAACCACCCACTACTTATGCGGCCCCTACCGACGGCAACGGGCGTATCACAAGCCTCTTTCTAGAATTGCTGGAACAGCAGTTTCCGCTCGAAAACCCGGAGCAGAAACTGCGTTTGCGCACCCCCCAAGACTACGCCGCCGCGCTGGCCGTGCATGTCAATTACCTCAACCGCGCCGTGCGTCACGTCACTGGTCGTACTACCACGGCCCTACTGGCTGGGCGACTCGTGCGCGAGGCCATCACCCTGCTCCATTACTCCACTTGGCCCGTGGCCACTATCAGCGACGCACTAGGATTTGCCTACCCCACCTATTTCAATACCTTCTACAAAAAGCACACCGGCCACACGCCCCGCCAAGCGCGCCAAACGCTGGTTTGA
- a CDS encoding DUF4269 domain-containing protein, which produces MNAQPDWMNAQYLQNGNARQRRAYVVLKELAILTTLFPYDPIVVGTIPIDIDLPDSDVDIICHILPENKETFKQLLRASYAHLPAFQLRELLIGGQESLVSSFFYEELQVEVFAQARPTAQQLAYRHMLVEYAVLQAGGEKWRTAVRHLKQLGLKTEPAFATLLQLAGDPYQALLLLEELTEAELTAWITRSSV; this is translated from the coding sequence ATGAATGCACAGCCAGATTGGATGAACGCCCAGTATCTACAAAATGGTAATGCTCGACAACGGCGCGCTTACGTGGTACTGAAGGAATTGGCAATTCTGACTACCTTGTTTCCCTATGATCCCATTGTTGTGGGCACCATCCCGATCGATATTGACTTGCCGGATAGTGATGTGGACATTATTTGTCACATACTGCCTGAAAACAAGGAAACGTTTAAGCAATTGCTTCGCGCTTCCTATGCACACCTGCCCGCCTTTCAACTTCGTGAGCTTTTAATAGGAGGGCAGGAGTCGCTGGTAAGCAGCTTTTTCTACGAGGAATTGCAGGTAGAAGTGTTCGCACAGGCACGACCCACAGCCCAGCAGCTGGCCTACCGGCACATGCTAGTAGAATATGCCGTGCTACAAGCTGGAGGAGAAAAATGGCGTACCGCGGTGCGCCACCTCAAGCAGCTGGGTCTTAAAACGGAGCCCGCTTTCGCAACTCTGCTTCAACTTGCTGGCGATCCATACCAAGCCTTGTTGCTACTGGAAGAATTAACGGAGGCTGAATTGACCGCTTGGATAACAAGGAGCTCTGTTTAA